The Melospiza melodia melodia isolate bMelMel2 chromosome 7, bMelMel2.pri, whole genome shotgun sequence genome has a segment encoding these proteins:
- the FGF22 gene encoding fibroblast growth factor 22: MNKRGRLYGSKEFSPNCKFTERIEENGYNTYASLRWRHRGRPMFLSLNSKGRPQRGGRTSRQHLSTHFLPMLVS, encoded by the exons ATGAACAAGCGCGGGAGGCTCTACGGCTCG AAGGAGTTCAGCCCCAACTGCAAGTTCACGGAGCGCATCGAGGAGAACGGCTACAACACGTACGCGTCGCTGCGCTGGCGGCACCGCGGCCGCCCCATGTTCCTGTCGCTCAACAGCAAGGGCCGGCCACAGAGAGGGGGCAGGACAAGCCGGCAGCACCTCTCCACACACTTCCTCCCCATGCTCGTCAGCTGA